In one Bradyrhizobium cosmicum genomic region, the following are encoded:
- the hydA gene encoding dihydropyrimidinase, with translation MTEPVYDLIIRGGRVATTTDVFEADVAISGETIAAIGKRLPAAKREIDARGKLVLPGGVDSHAHIEQLSAAGIMNADTFESATVSAAFGGTTTVIPFAAQHVGMKLPQVVEDYHALAKKGAVIDYAFHMIIADATRETVEEHIPALVKQGHASIKIFMTYDRLKVDDEPLLDILLAARQSGAMLCAHAENHGIIAWMVKRLLSRGYTMPKYHAVSHARVSEAEAFTRLIGMAALIDQPIMIFHVSTAEGAKVIRDSRGQGLKVFAETCPQYLFLTANDLDKPGAEGAKWMCSPPPRTHSDQEALWQALSLGDLQTISSDHAPYRYDETGKLRAGPNPNFKQVANGLPGLELRLPLLFDAMVSKGRLGLEKFVELTSTAPAKIYNLRPRKGSIAVGADADIAIWDPNREVTIADAMMHDLAGYTPFAGRTLKGWPVSVLSRGRVVIDGDKCLASAGSGKFLARSGGEAARPTGRLVADMDPERNFGANLL, from the coding sequence ATGACTGAACCAGTTTACGACCTGATCATCCGCGGCGGCCGCGTTGCCACCACGACCGATGTATTCGAAGCCGATGTCGCCATCTCCGGCGAGACCATCGCAGCGATCGGCAAGCGCCTTCCGGCGGCCAAGCGTGAGATCGATGCGCGCGGCAAGCTGGTGCTGCCGGGCGGCGTCGACAGTCACGCGCATATCGAGCAATTGTCCGCGGCCGGCATCATGAATGCCGACACGTTCGAGAGCGCGACCGTCTCTGCCGCCTTCGGCGGCACCACCACGGTGATTCCGTTCGCCGCCCAGCATGTTGGCATGAAGCTGCCGCAGGTGGTGGAAGACTATCACGCGCTCGCCAAGAAGGGCGCCGTGATCGACTACGCCTTTCACATGATCATCGCGGATGCGACCAGGGAGACCGTCGAGGAGCACATTCCGGCGCTGGTGAAGCAGGGCCATGCGTCGATCAAGATCTTCATGACCTATGACCGGCTCAAGGTCGACGACGAGCCGCTGCTCGACATCCTGCTGGCCGCGCGCCAGTCCGGCGCGATGTTGTGCGCCCATGCCGAAAATCATGGCATCATCGCCTGGATGGTGAAGCGGCTGCTCTCGCGCGGCTACACCATGCCGAAATACCACGCCGTCAGCCATGCCCGCGTCTCGGAAGCCGAAGCCTTCACGCGGCTGATCGGCATGGCGGCGCTGATCGACCAGCCCATCATGATCTTCCATGTCTCGACCGCCGAAGGCGCCAAGGTGATCCGCGATTCGCGCGGGCAGGGCCTGAAGGTGTTCGCCGAGACCTGTCCGCAATACCTGTTCCTCACCGCCAATGATCTCGACAAGCCGGGCGCCGAGGGCGCCAAGTGGATGTGCAGCCCGCCGCCGCGCACGCATTCGGACCAGGAGGCGTTGTGGCAGGCGCTGTCGCTCGGCGATCTCCAGACCATCTCGTCGGATCATGCGCCGTATCGCTATGACGAGACCGGCAAGCTGCGCGCTGGTCCCAACCCGAACTTCAAGCAGGTCGCCAACGGCCTGCCAGGATTGGAACTGCGGCTGCCGCTGCTGTTCGACGCGATGGTGTCGAAGGGCCGGCTGGGCCTGGAGAAGTTCGTCGAGCTGACGTCGACCGCGCCGGCCAAGATCTACAATCTGCGTCCGCGCAAGGGCTCGATCGCGGTGGGCGCCGACGCCGATATCGCGATCTGGGATCCCAATCGCGAGGTCACGATCGCCGACGCGATGATGCACGATCTCGCCGGCTACACGCCGTTCGCGGGACGCACGCTGAAGGGCTGGCCGGTGTCGGTGCTCTCGCGCGGCCGCGTCGTCATCGACGGCGACAAGTGCCTCGCGTCCGCCGGCAGCGGAAAATTCCTCGCGCGCAGCGGCGGCGAGGCGGCCAGGCCGACCGGCCGGCTCGTGGCCGACATGGACCCGGAACGGAATTTTGGAGCAAACCTGCTGTGA
- a CDS encoding aspartate/glutamate racemase family protein, whose protein sequence is MARPRILVINPNSNPAVTQGLEEALKPLGFDGGPEVVCQSLAEGPFGIESQADVDGVAMPLRKLVEGDNSSAAFVIACYSDPGLQVCREGTSRPVFGIAECGVLTALARAETFGVIAIAQRSIPRHMRYLRQMGLTERLAGERPLNMSVAETASGEDTLGRMIEIGRALRDEDGARAIVMGCAGMARHRRPLEDALGIAVIDPTQAAVTMALGTVQFSAH, encoded by the coding sequence ATGGCCCGGCCGCGCATTCTCGTCATCAATCCGAACTCCAACCCCGCGGTCACGCAAGGGCTCGAGGAAGCCTTGAAGCCGCTCGGCTTCGACGGCGGACCGGAAGTCGTCTGCCAATCGCTGGCCGAGGGGCCGTTCGGCATCGAAAGCCAGGCCGATGTCGACGGCGTCGCGATGCCGCTGCGAAAGCTGGTCGAGGGCGACAACAGCTCGGCTGCGTTCGTCATCGCCTGCTACAGCGATCCCGGGCTTCAGGTCTGCCGGGAAGGTACGAGCCGGCCCGTGTTCGGCATCGCCGAGTGCGGCGTGCTGACGGCGCTGGCCCGCGCCGAAACCTTCGGCGTCATCGCGATTGCCCAGCGCTCGATCCCGCGCCACATGCGCTATCTCAGGCAGATGGGACTGACGGAGCGCCTTGCCGGCGAGCGGCCGCTCAACATGAGCGTTGCGGAAACCGCGTCGGGCGAAGACACGCTCGGCAGGATGATCGAAATCGGCCGCGCGCTGCGCGACGAGGACGGCGCCCGCGCCATCGTGATGGGCTGCGCCGGCATGGCGCGCCACCGCCGCCCGCTGGAAGACGCGCTCGGCATTGCCGTGATCGACCCGACACAGGCGGCCGTCACCATGGCGCTGGGTACGGTGCAGTTCTCGGCTCACTAG
- a CDS encoding flavin reductase family protein, whose amino-acid sequence MRMADEGISLRELDPRDRYKLLCGVIVPRPIALVTTLDENGAVNAAPFSFFNVFSESPALVVLGLQHRPDHSPKDTTRNIHRDGEFVVHMVDEALSGAMNDCAVDFPSGDSEVAATGLATLPSVDVKVPRLAAAPFALECRRHVVMTFSPDRELLVGEVLRVHAREGLVDEANMYVDLDAYRPIGRMFGNLYTTQRDTFALARESHAQWLARQDAKELKDA is encoded by the coding sequence ATGCGGATGGCAGACGAGGGCATATCGCTGCGCGAGCTCGATCCGCGCGATCGCTACAAGCTGCTGTGCGGCGTGATCGTGCCGCGGCCGATCGCGCTGGTGACGACGCTGGACGAGAACGGAGCGGTCAATGCGGCGCCGTTCAGCTTCTTCAACGTGTTCTCCGAGAGCCCGGCTCTGGTTGTGCTTGGGCTGCAGCACAGGCCGGATCACAGCCCGAAAGACACCACCCGCAACATCCATCGTGACGGTGAGTTCGTCGTGCACATGGTGGACGAGGCGCTGTCCGGGGCGATGAACGATTGCGCGGTCGACTTCCCGTCCGGTGACAGCGAGGTCGCCGCGACCGGGCTTGCGACGCTTCCCTCCGTCGATGTGAAGGTGCCGCGCCTTGCCGCTGCACCCTTCGCGCTGGAATGCCGGCGCCACGTCGTGATGACCTTCTCGCCGGATCGCGAGTTGCTGGTCGGCGAGGTGCTTCGCGTTCACGCCCGCGAGGGCTTGGTCGACGAAGCCAACATGTATGTCGATCTCGACGCCTACCGGCCGATCGGCCGCATGTTCGGCAATCTCTACACGACGCAGCGGGACACGTTTGCGCTTGCCCGCGAGAGCCATGCGCAATGGCTCGCGCGGCAGGACGCCAAAGAGCTGAAGGACGCCTAG